In Citrus sinensis cultivar Valencia sweet orange chromosome 4, DVS_A1.0, whole genome shotgun sequence, one DNA window encodes the following:
- the LOC102613777 gene encoding beta-amyrin 11-oxidase-like produces MELDFSWLILALAIFIGSYAFVFGVLRRVNEWYYCGKLGEMKHSLPPGDMGWPLVGNMLSHQKAFKSSEPQSFIYNLFERYGRKGIYRNHIFGSPCVIVVAPEACKQVFLDDENFKMGYPTSTNKLTFRGSFITASKEGQKRIRKLATSPLKGHKAIVVYIDNIEEIVIKSLKGWASLDTPIEFLTEMRKATFKIIANIFLGSSSDSVIGSVEKHYVDYAHGLISPFPINLPGFSFHKAMKARDMLGEILQPVLNERRAMKSDEQKGRKGLIDLLMEVEDENGTKLDDLDIIDMLISFLSAGHESSAHIATWALIHLHKHPQTLRKAKEEQEDIIKKRPSTQKGLTIEEIKQMEYLAKVIDETLRMTNLSPSSFREAEADVNIQGYFIPKGWKVLVYNRGVHYNPENYPEPKQFDPSRWDNHTTRPGSFIPFGGGSRICPGADLAKLEISIFIHYFLLNYKLELQNPECPAEYLPVPRPSDQCLAKVVGFK; encoded by the exons ATGGAGTTAGATTTCTCATGGTTGATTCTTGCGCTTGCAATTTTTATAGGCTCCTATGCTTTTGTGTTTGGTGTTCTTAGGAGAGTAAATGAGTGGTATTATTGTGGCAAACTGGGTGAGATGAAACACTCTCTTCCTCCAGGTGACATGGGTTGGCCTTTGGTTGGTAATATGTTGTCTCATCAAAAAGCTTTCAAATCTAGTGAACCTCAGAGCTTCatctataatttatttgaaag ATACGGTCGCAAGGGTATATACAGAAACCATATATTTGGTAGCCCGTGTGTGATAGTTGTGGCTCCTGAAGCTTGTAAACAAGTGTTTttggatgatgaaaatttcaaaatgggTTATCCAACATCCaccaataaattaacatttagAGGATCTTTCATAACTGCTTCCAAAGAAGGGCAAAAGCGTATAAGGAAGCTAGCAACAAGTCCACTCAAGGGGCATAAGGCAATTGTTGTTTATATTGACAACATTGAGGAAATTGTGATCAAGTCATTGAAGGGATGGGCTAGCTTGGACACACCAATTGAGTTCTTGACAGAGATGAGGAAGGCCACTTTCAAGATCATTGCCAATATATTCCTCGGATCAAGTAGTGATTCAGTTATTGGATCAGTTGAGAAACACTATGTTGATTATGCACACGGATTGATATCTCCTTTCCCCATTAATTTACCTGGTTTCTCTTTCCATAAAGCAATGAAG GCACGAGATATGTTGGGAGAGATTCTTCAACCGGTCCTGAATGAAAGGAGGGCAATGAAAAGTGATGAGCAAAAGGGAAGAAAGGGGTTGATTGATTTGTTGATGGAAGTTGAAGATGAGAATGGTACAAAACTGGACGATCTTGATATCATTGACATGCTAATCTCTTTCTTGTCAGCCGGTCATGAGAGCTCTGCCCATATTGCAACATGGGCATTAATCCACCTACATAAGCATCCTCAAACGCTGAGGAAAGCTAAG GAGGAGCAAGAGGatattattaagaaaagaCCATCTACGCAAAAAGGATTGACTATTGAGGAAATTAAACAAATGGAATATCTTGCCAAG GTAATAGATGAAACATTACGCATGACCAATCTGTCACCGTCAAGTTTTAGAGAGGCAGAAGCAGATGTTAATATACAAGGTTATTTCATACCGAAAGGATGGAAAGTTTTGGTCTACAACAGAGGTGTTCACTACAATCCTGAAAACTATCCAGAGCCAAAGCAATTTGATCCTTCAAGATGGGAT AATCATACAACTAGACCAGGATCCTTCATTCCATTTGGAGGTGGATCAAGGATTTGCCCTGGAGCTGATCTGGCCaaacttgaaatttcaatttttattcattattttctcctCAACTATAA ACTTGAACTACAAAATCCTGAATGCCCGGCGGAGTATTTGCCTGTACCAAGACCTTCGGACCAATGCCTTGCAAAAGTAGTCGGGTTCAAGTAA